A single region of the Nicotiana sylvestris chromosome 6, ASM39365v2, whole genome shotgun sequence genome encodes:
- the LOC138870850 gene encoding uncharacterized protein, translating into MAPKKKGRIGQEANANDTSRVADDSLFDTVGEGSRPAITLFDFSIPEQTSPVPTPVEGTTIPRDDTTVPPSAPVSGSGISDGDLGELFRCSNPEEDPQDFIDEIHKTLGVMRATKTEGEELAAYRLKRVAYSWFELSEDSREERHPPARWSEFADDLLDHFMATETRAARATEFKNLKQGNKSVWEYHMEFARLFKYAIHMLPTMDARMVAFAQATKNYKLKNRMEKEGNSKARSTGNMKESLGGERSAFKGGSSGPSHSTLFYVTPFVSMEFGKEPEQLHKPFLVSTPVGESILATRVYRSFTVTMCGKDTRADLIELGMVDFDVIMGMDWLYSCFAKLDCRTRTMRLEFPNEPAI; encoded by the exons atggcacctaagaagaaaggAAGAATTGGACAGGAAGCCAATGCTAATGACACTTCAAGAGTGGCTGATGATTCACTGTTTGATACCGTAGGTGAGGGTAGCCGCCCTGCTATCACTCTGTTCGATTTTTCTATTCCAGAGCAAACTTCCCCAGTCCCTACACCCGTGGAGGGTACCACTATCCCTCGCGATGATACCACTGTCCCTCCTTCAGCCCCAGTTTCCGGTTCTGGTATTTCTGATGGAGATCTTGGGGAGCTATTTAGAT GTtccaatccagaagaagaccctcaggatttcattgatgagaTACACAAGACCCTCGGGGTTATGCGTGCAACTAAGACGGAGGGAGAAGAGTTGGCTGCCTACCGTCTGAAAAGGGTGGCCTATTCGTGGTTTGAGTTGTCGGAAGATTCCCGAGAGGAGAGGCATCCTCCGGCGAGGTGGAGCGAGTTTGCTGATGACCTTTTAGATCATTTCATGGCCACTGAGACAAGGGCAGCCCGTGCAACAGAGTTTAAAAATTTGAAGCAAGGTAACAaaagtgtgtgggagtaccacatggagtttgctcgcTTGTTCAAGTATGCCATtcatatgttgcccacaatggatgCCAGG atggtggCATTCGCTCAGGCCACAAAGAACTATAAAttgaagaacagaatggagaAAGAGGGTAACAGCAAGGCCCGGTCTACAGGCAACATGAAAGAGTCACTAGGTGGGGAAAGATCAGCTTTCAAGGGAGGATCATCAGGGCCTTCCCA TTCCACCCTGTTCTACGTTACCCCTTTTGTTTCAATGGAATTCGGGAAAGAACCAGAGCAGCTTCATAAACCCTTCTTGGTGTCTACTCCGGTTGGTGAGTCAATTTTGGCTACTCGAGTTTATAGAAGTTTTACTGTCACGATGTGTGGTAAGGATACCAGGGCCGATCTTATTGAATTGggaatggtggattttgatgtaataatgggaatggattggctttattcctGTTTTGCCAAGCTTGATTGTCGAACTAGAACtatgaggcttgaatttcctaatgagcccgCTATTTAA